A portion of the Natrinema salaciae genome contains these proteins:
- a CDS encoding GNAT family N-acetyltransferase has translation MDIRTLKSRAEVRELISVHGLAWRNAYAGLLPEHVLQAQTVDPTDEEVKQWFERLRDSPDGVLIAVDKDDTVRGFADFRWGSSVTKSFVTTNDAELKSIYVEPDYWGRGIGTSLLERGLETLPEQTERLRLEVLSDNDVGKRFYEARGFEKTDTSSYVLGDSAYPTCIYTLEI, from the coding sequence ATGGATATTAGAACCCTGAAATCCCGAGCGGAAGTCAGGGAGTTGATCAGCGTACACGGGTTAGCATGGCGTAACGCGTACGCGGGACTGCTTCCAGAGCACGTACTACAGGCGCAAACAGTAGATCCGACCGATGAGGAGGTCAAGCAGTGGTTCGAACGATTACGAGACAGCCCTGACGGAGTCTTGATCGCAGTGGACAAAGATGACACCGTCCGCGGGTTCGCGGATTTCCGATGGGGATCGTCCGTGACGAAATCGTTCGTGACGACGAACGACGCCGAGTTGAAATCGATTTACGTCGAGCCGGACTACTGGGGACGGGGAATTGGAACCTCCCTTCTCGAACGGGGGCTCGAGACGCTGCCAGAGCAGACCGAACGGCTCCGACTCGAGGTCCTGTCCGACAACGACGTCGGCAAGCGCTTTTACGAGGCCCGAGGGTTCGAAAAGACGGATACCAGCAGCTACGTGCTCGGGGACAGTGCGTATCCGACCTGCATTTACACGCTGGAGATCTGA
- a CDS encoding twitching motility protein PilT has protein sequence MTGDEIPADPSVLNTTVLSNFAYIDQLWVVVGLSGICAVPVVREELENGVDDHPYLQPALNILDDEIPVATISDTVANREAVVGEHLDPGEAQAFALADAHDGRLLTDDGDARSFAKDQGVTVVGSVGVLLAAIDAGKIDEATADEWLSTWIDEIGYYVPYRTVSEYR, from the coding sequence ATGACAGGTGACGAAATTCCAGCGGATCCGAGCGTCCTGAATACGACTGTTCTCTCGAATTTTGCGTATATTGACCAACTGTGGGTGGTTGTAGGACTCTCTGGAATCTGCGCAGTTCCGGTCGTTCGCGAGGAACTCGAAAACGGCGTTGATGATCATCCGTATCTTCAGCCAGCGCTCAATATACTTGACGACGAGATTCCAGTCGCGACGATTTCGGATACTGTCGCAAACAGAGAAGCCGTTGTTGGTGAGCATCTCGATCCCGGGGAAGCACAGGCGTTTGCCTTGGCGGACGCACACGACGGTCGACTGCTGACAGACGACGGAGATGCCCGGTCGTTTGCGAAAGACCAGGGGGTGACCGTTGTCGGGTCGGTTGGCGTTCTGTTGGCTGCAATCGATGCTGGGAAGATCGATGAAGCCACTGCTGACGAGTGGCTGTCGACGTGGATCGATGAGATTGGCTACTACGTCCCGTATCGAACGGTTTCGGAGTATCGATGA
- a CDS encoding universal stress protein produces MAQHVLVAVDNSDQSTEALEFACTEYPDATITALYVLDPGDFYAVSGIEGTAMANYDEIESHHQERAEGILEDARERATEHGVDLETEHVVGGVSRSIVDYAADNDVDHIVVGSHGRTGASRILLGSVAETVARRSPVPVTIVR; encoded by the coding sequence ATGGCACAACACGTTCTCGTGGCAGTCGACAACTCGGACCAGTCGACTGAGGCGCTCGAGTTCGCCTGCACGGAGTATCCGGACGCGACGATCACCGCGCTCTACGTCCTCGATCCGGGCGATTTCTACGCGGTCAGCGGCATCGAGGGGACCGCGATGGCCAACTACGACGAGATCGAGAGTCACCACCAGGAGCGTGCCGAGGGGATCCTCGAGGACGCGCGGGAGCGAGCGACCGAGCACGGCGTCGATCTCGAGACGGAGCACGTCGTCGGCGGCGTTTCGCGATCGATCGTCGATTACGCCGCCGACAACGACGTGGATCACATCGTCGTCGGCAGCCACGGTCGGACGGGCGCGAGTCGGATCCTCCTCGGCAGCGTCGCGGAGACGGTCGCGCGTCGCTCGCCCGTTCCGGTGACGATCGTTCGGTAG
- a CDS encoding serine/threonine-protein kinase RIO2, with translation MVRNVAGLLPELEEEDFYLLSGVEQGMRFSEWVQREKLPKFANLPEEEVDYRLERCLKRGLIEKKTIQYEGYTLQFEGYDVLALRALVEQDTIAEFGSPLGVGKESDVYEVKSYKPLALKYHREGYTNFREVHKERDYTSDNDHVSWMYTARKAAEREHRILEELYPDVAVPQPIGQNRHAIVMEKMDGVELSRTRLEDAQVLGVLELLLSEMARAYAAGYVHADMSEYNVFVNEEGVKIFDWPQAVPTDHENAGEFLRRDLTNVVGYFRRKYPQHVPDDLASDDLARAIEAESFESLERYV, from the coding sequence ATGGTGCGAAACGTCGCCGGGTTACTCCCGGAACTCGAGGAAGAAGACTTCTATCTCCTCTCGGGAGTCGAACAGGGGATGCGATTCTCCGAGTGGGTCCAGCGGGAGAAGCTCCCGAAGTTCGCGAACCTGCCCGAGGAGGAGGTCGACTACCGCCTCGAGCGCTGTCTCAAGCGCGGGCTGATCGAGAAGAAGACGATCCAGTACGAGGGATACACCCTCCAGTTCGAGGGGTACGACGTCCTCGCGCTGCGGGCGCTCGTCGAACAGGACACGATCGCCGAGTTCGGCTCGCCGCTCGGCGTCGGCAAGGAGAGCGACGTCTACGAGGTCAAATCCTACAAGCCGCTCGCGCTGAAGTATCACCGCGAGGGCTACACGAACTTCCGGGAGGTCCACAAGGAACGAGATTACACGTCCGACAACGATCACGTCTCCTGGATGTACACCGCCCGGAAAGCCGCCGAGCGCGAACACCGTATTCTCGAGGAACTCTACCCCGACGTGGCGGTCCCGCAGCCGATCGGGCAGAACCGCCACGCCATCGTCATGGAGAAGATGGACGGCGTCGAGCTCTCGCGGACCCGACTCGAGGATGCGCAGGTGCTCGGCGTCCTCGAGCTCCTGCTCTCCGAGATGGCGCGCGCGTACGCGGCGGGATACGTCCACGCGGACATGAGCGAGTACAACGTCTTCGTCAACGAGGAAGGCGTGAAGATCTTCGACTGGCCACAGGCCGTCCCGACGGACCACGAGAACGCCGGCGAGTTCCTCCGCCGCGACCTGACGAACGTCGTAGGCTACTTCCGCCGGAAGTACCCCCAGCACGTCCCCGACGACCTCGCGAGCGACGACCTCGCTCGCGCGATCGAAGCGGAGTCGTTCGAATCGCTCGAGCGCTACGTGTAA
- a CDS encoding 50S ribosomal protein L15e translates to MAKSFYSHIKDAWKDPDDGKLGELQWQRKQEWRDQGAIERIDRPTRLDKARELGYKAKQGIIVTRVSVRKGTARKERFTAGRRSKRQGVNRIGRRKNIQRIGEERVSRKYPNLRVLNSYWVGEDGSQKWFEVILVDPNHPAIENDDDLNWICNDDHTNRAFRGLTNAGTANRGLNNRGKGAEKVRPSNNGGQGRAK, encoded by the coding sequence ATGGCAAAAAGCTTCTATTCCCACATCAAGGACGCATGGAAGGACCCCGACGACGGCAAGCTCGGGGAGCTGCAGTGGCAGCGAAAGCAGGAGTGGCGCGATCAGGGTGCGATCGAGCGGATCGATCGCCCGACGCGTCTCGACAAGGCACGCGAACTCGGCTACAAGGCCAAACAGGGCATTATCGTGACCCGGGTCTCGGTCCGGAAAGGGACCGCCCGAAAGGAACGGTTCACGGCCGGTCGGCGCTCGAAGCGCCAGGGTGTCAACCGCATCGGACGGCGCAAGAACATCCAGCGCATCGGTGAGGAGCGCGTCTCCCGGAAGTACCCCAACCTGCGGGTGCTCAACAGCTACTGGGTCGGGGAAGACGGCTCGCAGAAGTGGTTCGAAGTGATCCTCGTGGACCCGAACCACCCCGCGATCGAGAACGACGACGACCTCAACTGGATCTGCAACGACGATCACACGAACCGCGCGTTCCGCGGCCTCACCAACGCCGGCACGGCCAACCGAGGCCTCAACAACCGCGGCAAGGGTGCGGAGAAGGTCCGCCCGTCCAACAACGGCGGCCAGGGCCGCGCGAAGTAA
- a CDS encoding M3 family oligoendopeptidase: MDDSTDRSVTWSPEDIYESSDAFWTSLERVSARLDDRSALIEEPSDAIALLRTYEAIMPVVERLVAYARVTYYTNLRSRDARNRVRESRRLFAEARALRVALRDTLATYSESELADLLAHSDLRRRETFLCYLTSLQPNSTIEGFARTLHRLEPVISAPESLHEDVLSDVSSAVGLNGTNEDGQLRNSDFAAALTGRDRNDREQAYRAVQQELATREDSIAGILSTAVLRDERIAKDRGFDSALEATLRPHGLTADQYRRYVTTVRENATATTHLRRRRRRLGVDQLHIWDLYVPLDTESVDVPYSQACDYIVTSAELVSSAYKSAVQQVFDEGWIEVYPGRQKRDKAHTHSPYGVHPYVMANYRGNLRSMFTLAHEVGHAVHARFTNENQRYVHTQPPTFVSEIPSTFQELLLARYIISNGGTRLRSQTIEYVLQLVWNKFFRRTLWSDFERRVHEAIENRSRLGAARINRLFEECLGSHWPVVTCTEAATREWQRIPDFYTPYTAWKYAFGITIAISIETRLDGNHTGPEDYLTFLKAGSSERPSTLLERLGVRFDDAAVGAVFDRVEQLLQRIDTGSV; this comes from the coding sequence ATGGACGACAGTACGGACCGATCAGTAACGTGGTCTCCCGAGGACATATACGAGTCGTCGGATGCGTTCTGGACCAGCCTTGAGCGCGTCAGCGCACGCCTCGACGACCGATCAGCGCTCATAGAGGAGCCGTCGGACGCTATTGCTCTCCTCCGAACGTACGAAGCAATCATGCCGGTGGTAGAACGACTTGTTGCCTATGCACGAGTTACCTATTATACGAACCTCAGGAGCCGAGACGCCCGAAACCGGGTACGAGAATCCCGCCGGCTCTTTGCGGAGGCTCGAGCGCTTCGAGTTGCGCTGCGTGATACACTGGCTACCTACTCCGAGAGCGAACTGGCAGACCTGCTAGCCCATTCCGATCTCCGTCGTCGGGAGACGTTCCTTTGCTATCTTACGTCTCTGCAACCGAATTCCACTATCGAGGGGTTCGCACGGACGCTTCACCGGTTGGAGCCAGTTATTTCCGCACCGGAGTCGCTTCACGAGGATGTACTATCGGACGTTTCCTCAGCAGTGGGTCTGAACGGGACGAACGAGGACGGCCAGCTCAGGAACTCCGATTTTGCGGCTGCACTTACCGGACGCGATCGGAATGACCGGGAACAAGCGTATCGGGCCGTTCAACAGGAGTTAGCCACACGAGAAGACTCGATAGCAGGCATTCTGAGCACGGCCGTACTGAGGGACGAACGGATCGCCAAAGACAGAGGATTCGACTCCGCGCTAGAAGCGACGCTCCGACCACACGGTCTGACTGCCGACCAGTATCGTCGCTACGTCACTACTGTCCGTGAAAACGCTACGGCCACCACTCACCTTCGGCGTCGCCGAAGGCGGCTCGGGGTCGACCAACTCCATATCTGGGACCTGTATGTCCCACTCGATACGGAGTCAGTCGACGTACCCTATTCTCAGGCGTGCGATTACATCGTCACATCCGCCGAGCTCGTCAGTTCGGCGTACAAATCGGCGGTCCAACAGGTATTCGACGAGGGGTGGATCGAAGTCTATCCTGGTCGGCAGAAACGGGACAAAGCGCACACACACAGCCCATACGGAGTTCATCCGTACGTGATGGCAAACTATCGTGGAAACCTCCGGTCGATGTTTACCCTCGCACACGAAGTCGGTCACGCCGTACATGCGCGCTTCACGAACGAGAACCAGCGCTACGTCCATACACAGCCACCGACGTTCGTCTCCGAAATTCCCAGTACCTTCCAAGAACTGCTTTTGGCTCGATACATCATTTCGAACGGCGGGACTCGACTCCGTTCACAAACGATCGAGTACGTTCTCCAATTAGTCTGGAACAAATTCTTCCGGAGAACGCTCTGGTCAGACTTTGAACGACGCGTTCACGAGGCTATCGAAAACCGATCTCGTCTCGGAGCGGCCCGAATCAATCGACTCTTCGAAGAGTGTCTCGGGTCACACTGGCCGGTCGTTACGTGCACCGAGGCTGCAACACGAGAATGGCAACGAATTCCCGACTTCTATACGCCGTACACCGCGTGGAAATACGCGTTCGGAATAACGATAGCGATATCGATAGAGACGCGACTCGATGGCAACCACACGGGACCGGAGGACTACCTTACCTTTCTCAAAGCTGGTTCCAGCGAACGACCGAGCACCCTCCTCGAGCGACTCGGCGTTCGTTTCGACGACGCAGCAGTCGGTGCTGTGTTCGATCGAGTCGAACAGCTACTGCAGCGAATCGACACCGGTTCGGTATGA
- a CDS encoding transposase: MALTRESRRTVFRQIAQRSYADWPTYESSPLFDRSSLSALESDVRLVAETWFKHDDHEAVEPFVHAVPLAYVQFDAHDRYAGSTSYEMETLFRLFLLKELYGWDHETALVEYLTRHPDLCDQLDLESVPDQSTLWRSWHKRFTVELQDTVETAARTILIKAQNAGVTVPRKPDRQNRRHRDENTESNPSDQTVLEQAETVTEKVSRVGFPAFSLNRGEGCEIHENAYLDLQTYLGLRENLAVNEGARSFIHESNRERTPLGHAHREHIRDLTIEQIREMYRQAIGRLLDRIAEIEEFFRAGIVAIDITEDDPFTGDRTNHEDEIIGTKEKTDEYAYQWATVQLVGNAVPIVLDARPVRKGDTRKEIVADLLDSAEAAVHVDNVLMDREFDSQHILEMISQRGLSYVVPKRMHTSEKAQAKRLLKRNKDRYETDRKLHLGDNEWHSTTLIYRRKENSEHTDHRQYSVFMTNTGTGHLTEYGYRWVIESGYKSIKRFMGATTSKHFGLRFFYLAFACLLYSIWRAVDLLVQVQLTGEYEHSPIVTADNTLTLVKKETGIG, translated from the coding sequence GTGGCCCTGACACGTGAGTCTCGCCGCACTGTCTTCCGGCAGATCGCCCAGCGATCCTACGCCGACTGGCCCACCTACGAATCGAGCCCGCTGTTCGATCGCTCATCCCTCTCAGCGCTGGAATCGGATGTTCGCCTTGTTGCGGAAACATGGTTTAAGCATGACGATCATGAGGCCGTCGAACCATTCGTCCACGCAGTGCCGCTCGCATACGTCCAGTTTGATGCACACGACCGATACGCAGGGTCAACGAGCTACGAGATGGAGACGCTGTTTCGCCTGTTCTTGCTGAAGGAACTCTACGGCTGGGACCACGAAACCGCTCTCGTTGAATACCTCACCAGGCATCCCGATCTCTGTGATCAACTGGACCTGGAGTCGGTCCCCGATCAGTCCACACTGTGGCGGAGCTGGCACAAACGGTTCACTGTTGAACTCCAGGATACCGTCGAGACGGCAGCACGGACCATCCTCATCAAAGCCCAAAACGCGGGCGTCACAGTCCCGCGAAAGCCAGACCGACAGAACCGCAGACACCGTGACGAGAATACGGAATCGAACCCATCTGACCAGACCGTATTAGAGCAGGCTGAGACCGTCACTGAGAAGGTGAGTCGCGTTGGGTTCCCAGCGTTCTCACTGAACCGTGGCGAGGGCTGTGAAATCCACGAGAACGCCTACTTAGATCTCCAGACCTATCTCGGACTTCGAGAGAACCTTGCCGTCAACGAAGGGGCTCGGAGCTTCATTCACGAATCTAATCGGGAGCGGACACCGCTCGGCCACGCCCATCGGGAGCATATACGCGACCTCACCATCGAACAGATTCGTGAGATGTACCGCCAAGCCATTGGCCGACTGCTGGACCGTATCGCGGAGATTGAGGAATTCTTCCGAGCCGGCATTGTCGCGATCGATATCACCGAGGACGATCCCTTCACGGGCGATAGGACGAACCATGAAGACGAGATTATCGGGACGAAGGAGAAAACCGACGAGTACGCCTACCAGTGGGCGACGGTCCAGCTGGTTGGGAACGCTGTTCCAATAGTCCTCGATGCGCGCCCAGTTCGGAAAGGCGATACACGCAAGGAGATCGTTGCGGACCTCTTGGACTCTGCTGAAGCGGCTGTTCATGTCGATAACGTGCTGATGGACCGCGAGTTCGATAGCCAGCACATCCTGGAGATGATCAGCCAGCGCGGCCTCTCCTATGTGGTTCCGAAGCGGATGCATACCAGCGAAAAAGCGCAGGCGAAACGACTTCTCAAGCGCAACAAGGACCGGTACGAGACAGATCGGAAACTGCATCTCGGCGACAACGAGTGGCATTCAACGACGCTCATCTATCGGCGGAAGGAGAATTCCGAACACACCGATCATCGACAGTACTCGGTGTTCATGACAAATACGGGAACCGGGCATCTCACAGAGTACGGGTACCGGTGGGTGATTGAGAGCGGCTACAAGTCGATCAAGCGGTTCATGGGTGCGACGACCTCGAAGCACTTCGGTCTGCGGTTCTTCTACCTCGCGTTCGCGTGTCTCCTGTACTCGATCTGGCGGGCGGTCGATTTACTCGTGCAGGTACAGTTGACCGGTGAATACGAGCATTCGCCGATCGTGACTGCCGACAACACGCTGACGCTGGTGAAGAAGGAAACGGGAATCGGATAG
- a CDS encoding helix-turn-helix transcriptional regulator, producing the protein MDLRALHGKQLVAAAVFVVAAIVLAIQLITPTPLMVSVGQNGTETTQVGEYFTFRDVSVVTVSGYLLGLSTMYLVRESVGQSLPMREQPRDQPSEPVPGPSPQAPADAASETADEDGEERGDLLAEHAARLKDNEEVVFALVVNADGEIEQRRIVEETDLSKATVSRTLDTLESKGLVERKRHGMGNVVALQTA; encoded by the coding sequence ATGGATTTGCGTGCCCTCCACGGCAAGCAACTCGTCGCGGCCGCCGTCTTCGTCGTCGCGGCGATCGTACTCGCCATCCAGTTGATTACGCCGACGCCCCTGATGGTCTCCGTCGGCCAGAACGGGACCGAAACCACCCAAGTCGGGGAGTATTTCACCTTTCGCGACGTGTCCGTGGTCACCGTCTCGGGGTATCTGCTGGGGTTGAGTACGATGTATCTGGTCAGGGAGAGCGTCGGGCAGTCACTGCCGATGCGGGAGCAGCCACGTGACCAGCCGTCCGAGCCGGTACCAGGCCCCTCGCCACAGGCACCAGCGGACGCGGCGAGCGAGACCGCCGACGAGGACGGCGAGGAGCGAGGCGATTTGCTCGCGGAGCACGCCGCCCGTCTCAAGGACAACGAAGAGGTCGTCTTCGCGCTCGTGGTCAACGCCGACGGCGAGATAGAGCAGCGACGCATCGTCGAGGAGACCGACCTCTCGAAGGCGACGGTCAGCCGGACGCTCGATACGCTCGAAAGCAAGGGGCTCGTCGAGCGCAAGCGCCACGGCATGGGCAACGTCGTCGCGCTCCAGACGGCGTAA
- a CDS encoding UPF0175 family protein yields the protein MARITGSYPDDLDLLIEGAVEAGVFGGKSDALREFVREYFEDHENERIAAAVALYERERITLGDAARLADVDRWTMRDILREHSVELRLGLVDEDDAAYEVEAARELEFDDEDSDDEESPAK from the coding sequence ATGGCACGAATTACCGGCTCCTACCCAGACGATCTCGACCTCCTCATTGAGGGGGCCGTCGAGGCTGGTGTGTTCGGGGGCAAGAGCGATGCGTTACGCGAGTTCGTGCGTGAATACTTCGAGGACCACGAGAACGAACGGATTGCAGCTGCGGTCGCCCTCTACGAACGCGAGCGGATCACACTCGGTGATGCTGCGAGACTCGCTGATGTCGATCGTTGGACGATGCGTGATATTCTCCGCGAGCATAGTGTTGAACTTCGCCTCGGCCTCGTTGACGAAGACGACGCAGCCTACGAGGTAGAGGCAGCACGCGAACTCGAATTCGATGATGAAGATTCGGATGACGAGGAGTCTCCTGCAAAATGA
- a CDS encoding nitroreductase family protein: protein MTESELSTLLAHTFAPVADVREYIAKNLDDDPTLHLLSAQYPFDVFVIVGRHETLEPGVYRYAMREHALTIVEPLADPVEVDGLLDEISHQPYSRNSAITVLFTQNIDRERWAYRHDNSLRNLYVKIAGHAQRLILAGVSMEFGAFQTPALDDPVVDALVDVDGFTNPASYLVTLGK from the coding sequence ATGACGGAGAGTGAGCTGTCGACACTGCTCGCCCACACGTTTGCTCCTGTCGCAGACGTTCGCGAGTATATCGCGAAGAACTTGGACGATGATCCGACCCTTCACCTGCTCTCTGCACAGTATCCATTCGACGTGTTCGTGATCGTCGGGCGACACGAGACCCTCGAACCGGGGGTGTATCGGTACGCGATGCGTGAACATGCCCTTACCATCGTCGAGCCACTGGCAGATCCCGTCGAAGTCGACGGATTGCTGGACGAGATCTCCCACCAACCTTACTCTCGAAACAGTGCTATCACTGTCTTGTTTACCCAGAATATCGATCGTGAGCGGTGGGCGTACCGACACGACAATTCACTTCGGAATCTCTATGTCAAAATTGCGGGTCACGCACAACGACTCATTCTCGCCGGCGTTTCGATGGAGTTCGGTGCGTTTCAGACGCCAGCACTCGACGATCCCGTCGTCGACGCACTGGTAGATGTCGACGGGTTCACCAATCCTGCATCGTACCTGGTCACGCTGGGCAAATAA
- the glmS gene encoding methylaspartate mutase subunit S translates to MTKTVILGVIGSDAHVVGITILEQALEAAGFDVVNLGVQSSQEEFVEAASANDAEAVLVSSLYGHAKQDCEGFHQLIADSDLDVTTYIGGNLAVGQDDFEETRKFFREMGFDRVFDSETDPEEAIEALRADLDMRSTESERESQTVSA, encoded by the coding sequence ATGACGAAGACAGTCATCCTCGGCGTGATCGGGTCCGACGCTCACGTCGTCGGGATTACCATCCTGGAACAGGCGCTGGAGGCAGCCGGATTCGACGTCGTCAACCTGGGGGTCCAGAGCTCGCAGGAAGAGTTCGTCGAAGCCGCATCCGCCAACGACGCCGAGGCTGTACTCGTCTCGTCGCTCTACGGCCACGCCAAACAGGACTGCGAGGGCTTCCACCAGCTGATCGCGGATTCCGACCTCGACGTGACGACCTACATCGGCGGCAACCTCGCCGTCGGGCAGGACGACTTCGAGGAGACGCGGAAATTCTTCCGCGAGATGGGATTCGATCGGGTCTTCGACTCCGAGACCGATCCCGAGGAGGCTATCGAGGCACTCCGGGCCGATCTGGACATGCGCTCGACCGAGAGCGAACGGGAAAGCCAGACGGTCTCGGCCTGA
- a CDS encoding YqjF family protein, giving the protein MVVPLEMGWRHLLFENWPVDADVLDAHLPDRLTVDTHDGAGWLSVVPFTNVAVRPRGVPSRLGVLLPELNLRTYVTCDGEPGVYFFSLDAEGVTSVLGARCFQHLPYYYARISLARTDDGRVGFSSHRRHPGARPAAYEATYGPAGEPFSAPDDPLARFLLERYRFYTEAPDGTIRYTDVDHDPWTLYPATADVETNTLFTANGFRFPETDPITYYSPGVDVIAGRSQRLAE; this is encoded by the coding sequence ATGGTAGTTCCGCTGGAGATGGGGTGGCGACACCTCCTGTTCGAGAACTGGCCGGTCGATGCGGACGTGCTCGACGCGCACCTCCCCGACCGACTCACCGTCGACACGCACGACGGGGCCGGGTGGCTCTCGGTCGTCCCGTTTACCAACGTCGCCGTTCGGCCGCGAGGCGTCCCGTCGCGGCTGGGCGTACTGCTGCCCGAACTCAACCTCCGGACGTACGTCACCTGTGACGGCGAGCCGGGGGTCTACTTCTTCAGTCTCGACGCCGAGGGCGTGACGAGCGTGCTCGGTGCGCGTTGCTTTCAGCACCTCCCGTACTACTACGCCCGGATTTCGCTCGCTCGAACCGACGACGGCCGCGTGGGGTTCTCGAGTCACCGGCGTCATCCCGGCGCACGACCCGCGGCCTACGAAGCCACCTACGGACCGGCCGGCGAACCGTTCTCGGCACCGGACGATCCGCTGGCACGGTTCCTCCTCGAGCGGTACCGGTTTTACACCGAAGCGCCCGACGGAACCATCCGGTACACGGACGTCGACCACGACCCGTGGACGCTCTATCCGGCGACGGCCGACGTCGAGACGAACACCCTGTTCACCGCGAACGGGTTCCGATTCCCGGAGACGGACCCGATCACCTACTACAGCCCCGGTGTGGACGTGATCGCCGGGCGAAGTCAGCGGTTGGCGGAGTGA